From the genome of Labedella gwakjiensis:
TGCTCGATCCGTGGGGCACCGGGCTCGTCCGCCGCAAGCCGGGGGTGTTCCGCTCCGCCGTGCCCGACACCGAGTTCGATTTCGGCGGCGTCGCCAAGCCGCGCATCCCCCTCGACCGCACCGTCGTGTACGAAGCCCATGTGAAGGGGCTCACCAGGCTGAGCCCGAACGTCCCGGAGGACCTGCGCGGGAGCTACGCCGGTCTTGCTCACCCGGACACGATCGCACGGCTGCTCGATCTCGGGGTCACGACGATCGAACTCCTCCCGATCCACGCATACGTCTCGGAGCAGCGACTCATCAAGCAGGGCCTCACGAACTACTGGGGCTACAACACCCTCAACTTCTTCACGCCCCACTCGGCCTACGCCTCGAAGCGCGCGCAGGCCGACGGCCCCTCCGCGGTGCTCCGTGAGTTCAAGGGAATGGTCAAGCTCCTCCACGAGGCCGGTCTCGAAGTCGTGCTCGACGTGGTCTACAACCACACGGCGGAAGAGGGGCCCGGCGGGCCCACGACGAGCCTCCGCGGCCTCGACAATGCGAGCTACTACCGACAGACCGCCGAGGGCCACTACATCGACACGGCGGGCACGGGCAATACCGTGAACTTCGCGACCGAGGCCGCTCAGCGACTCGTGATCGACTCGCTCAGCTACTGGGCGAACGACGTCCAGGTCGACGGCTTCCGCTTCGACCTGGCACCGGCGCTCGGGCGCGACGCGACGCACGAGTACCGCCGCGACCACCCGCTCCTCCGCCGGATCGTCGAGGACCCGCGCCTCGCGGACGTCAAGATGATCGCCGAGCCGTGGGACACCGGGATGGGTGGCTGGCAGACCGGCAACTTCCCCGACGGCTGGCACGAGTGGAACGACCGCTACCGCGACCGCGTCCGCAACTTCTGGCTCAGCGACGTGGACTACGCGCGGCGCGCGGAGCACGCCCCCGTCGGCATCGGCGGCTTCGCGACCCGCCTCACGGGATCCTCGAACACGTTCTCCACCGACCGCGGACCGCTCGCCTCGGTCAACTTCGTCACGGCGCACGACGGCTTCACCCTCGCGGACCTCGTGTCGTACGACGTGAAGCACAACGTGGGCAACGGCGAGTCGAATCGCGACGGGAGCGACAACAACCGCTCCTTCAACCACGGCGCGGAGGGCGACACCGACGACGAGGCCATCCTCGCCGTGCGCAGGAAGGCGATGCGCAACCTCCTCGGCACCCTGCTCCTCTCCGCGGGAATACCGATGATCACCGCCGGCGACGAATTCGGCCGGTCGCAGCGCGGTAACAACAACCCCTACTGCCACGACTCGGAGCTCACCTGGATGAGCCACAGCCTCCTCGACTGGCAGCAGGACCTCCGTGAGCACACGAAGCGTCTCCTGTCGTTGCGCGCGGAGAACCCGGCGCTCCGGCCGTCCCGGTACGGCCGTCCGGGAGAGACGACGCCGAGTGCGAGTCGCATGGACTGGTACGACGCCGACGGTGGAACGATGAGCGACGACGAGTGGACGCGGCCGGATCACCGCACGCTGCAGTACCTCGCGACCTCGACCCCGGAGACCGAGGACCTCAACCAGATCCTGCTCGTCG
Proteins encoded in this window:
- the glgX gene encoding glycogen debranching protein GlgX yields the protein MTAADPLRDLGVRLTSGGGEIRVWSANATAVELVIFDDTDLDWIVKTVPLQDVGAGVWSARTRSLKVGTRYALRADGPNGPNHAFNPSRFLLDPWGTGLVRRKPGVFRSAVPDTEFDFGGVAKPRIPLDRTVVYEAHVKGLTRLSPNVPEDLRGSYAGLAHPDTIARLLDLGVTTIELLPIHAYVSEQRLIKQGLTNYWGYNTLNFFTPHSAYASKRAQADGPSAVLREFKGMVKLLHEAGLEVVLDVVYNHTAEEGPGGPTTSLRGLDNASYYRQTAEGHYIDTAGTGNTVNFATEAAQRLVIDSLSYWANDVQVDGFRFDLAPALGRDATHEYRRDHPLLRRIVEDPRLADVKMIAEPWDTGMGGWQTGNFPDGWHEWNDRYRDRVRNFWLSDVDYARRAEHAPVGIGGFATRLTGSSNTFSTDRGPLASVNFVTAHDGFTLADLVSYDVKHNVGNGESNRDGSDNNRSFNHGAEGDTDDEAILAVRRKAMRNLLGTLLLSAGIPMITAGDEFGRSQRGNNNPYCHDSELTWMSHSLLDWQQDLREHTKRLLSLRAENPALRPSRYGRPGETTPSASRMDWYDADGGTMSDDEWTRPDHRTLQYLATSTPETEDLNQILLVVHGMERPTTIALPRHEGIACYELLWSSADERPVHEISMHEPGSRMDIPGTCVLLFRAVP